The DNA sequence CTCTGCTACCCGCTCTCGCTGAGCGCCCGTTACCTGGAAAGGAGGCTGCATGCCCCTGCTTAGAGTGTCTGCTTTGCACAAGTACTACGGCGACAACCACGTGCTCAAGGGCGTCGACCTCAGCATCGAAGAGGGTGAGGTGGTGGCCATCATCGGCCGCAGCGGCTCGGGCAAGAGTACCCTGCTGCGTACTCTCAATGGCCTGGAGTCGATCAGCGACGGGGTGATCGAGGTGGACGGGGAATACCTCGACGCCAGCCGCGCCGACCTGCGCGCCTTGCGCCAGAAGGTGGGCATGGTGTTCCAGCAGTTCAACTTGTTCCCACACCTGAGCGTGGGCGAGAACGTGATGTTGGCGCCGCAGGTGGTGAAGAAGGCCAGCCGCGCCGAAGCGCGCCGCCTGGCCGAGCAGATGCTGGCGCGGGTGGGGCTGGCGGAGAAGTTCGATGCCTACCCCGACCGGCTCTCCGGTGGCCAGCAACAGCGCGTGGCGATCGCCCGCGCCCTGGCCATGTCACCGAAAGTGCTGCTGTGCGACGAGATAACCTCGGCGCTCGACCCCGAGCTGGTCAATGAAGTGCTCGGCGTGGTGCGCCAACTGGCCAGCGAAGGCATGACCCTGATCATGGTCACCCATGAGATGCGCTTCGCCCGTGAAGTGGGCGACAAGCTGGTGTTCATGCACCAGGGCAAGGTGCATGAAATGGGCAACCCGCGTGAGGTGTTCGCCGCGCCGCAAACAGCGGAGCTGGCCAACTTCATCGGGGCAGTGGCGCCGGCCTAGCTGCGTTTCATCGCACGCCGACTTTCCAGGGGGCATATTCCATCTCGCTGTAGCCCTTGGCCAAGCCATCATCTTCGGCCTTGAAGCCCGGCAGGTTGGCCAGCTCCAGTGTCATGCAACGGCTGTTCAGGCGGGCCTGCAGTTTGCCATCGAGGCGGAAATCGTCCGGCCGTAGCGGGTGAGGGTAGATCTGCACCAGGCAGCCTTGCACCTTGCCCTGGGCATTCGCCTGGTAATACACCGAGGCCCGGCCAATGCTGTCGACCGGCAGGTTGCCGAACAGCTGCTGCCAGAAGAACTCACGCTGCGCGTTGCTCCGGCGCCGTGCAGTGCCAGGCGCTTGGGCGGACGCCGGCAGCACCACCAACAGCGGCGCACGGATTTGCGCAGTACCGTTGTCCTCGCGCAGCGCCTGGGGCACCACGGGATAGATGGTGTTCCAGCATTGCGCCTCCACCACGCTGGCCAGTGACTTGAAGTCGGTGCGGATCAGTTCGGCAGGCAGTTGGTTTTCGTACCGCAGCGGCGCCCTGCTGGCTTTGCAACTGACCGGTGCAGAGGATGAGTCGAGTTCGACCTTCAGCATGACCACGCCGATTTGCGGGCCCGTATCAGCGGTGGCGATGCCCAGCTTCAACGCTTGCTGCATGTCGCGGACGAATGCCCGGCGAGCCAGTTTTTCCGCCTCGGAGGAGCGCTGGTGCTGGCAACCTGGCAACGCGATGAGTGTGGCGGCCACAAGTACGGGAAACAGCGTTCTGAACACAGGGACTTCCTTGATGAGGCAGGAGCGAGCGTCTTGCCGCGTGAATGAAGACTCGCATTATCCGTCAGGACGGTTTGGGATTCTCTGTGGTTGTGTGTAGGAAGTGTCTTGTTCGGCGGTATCGGCGCCAGGCCGACACCGCCTTGTACATCAGAAACGCAGGTCCAGCGCCAGCTCGAGGGTACGTGGTGGCCCCATGTAGTACTGGCTGTTGTAAGCCTGCTTGGCATAGACCTCATCGGTCAGGTTGCGTACCCGCCCGGTCAGGCTGGTGGTTGCATCCAGCCGGTAACGGGCGAATGCGCCGAACAGGGTGTAGGCCGGGGCCTTCAGGCTGTTGGCATTGTCGGCATACACCGAGCCCACGTAACGCCCGTCCGCGCCTACCGACCATGCCGGTGAAAGGCTGTAGGTCAGCCACAGGTTGGCGACGCTGGCCGGCACGTTCACCGGTGCATTGCCCTTGCGCGACACCGATACGCCGTTGACCGCCTCGTTGAATTCATCGTACTGGGCATCGACGTAGGCGTAGTTGGCTTC is a window from the Pseudomonas anuradhapurensis genome containing:
- a CDS encoding amino acid ABC transporter ATP-binding protein, yielding MPLLRVSALHKYYGDNHVLKGVDLSIEEGEVVAIIGRSGSGKSTLLRTLNGLESISDGVIEVDGEYLDASRADLRALRQKVGMVFQQFNLFPHLSVGENVMLAPQVVKKASRAEARRLAEQMLARVGLAEKFDAYPDRLSGGQQQRVAIARALAMSPKVLLCDEITSALDPELVNEVLGVVRQLASEGMTLIMVTHEMRFAREVGDKLVFMHQGKVHEMGNPREVFAAPQTAELANFIGAVAPA